The DNA window AGAATGTATTCGCGGCCGATGAAGCCAAACTCACGGTCGATCGGCAGCGGATAGCCATTGGTGTAGATCAGGCCGAGACCGCGCGGGATTTCCATCATCGCCAGCGTGACAATGATCGGGGGCAGGGCGAAGCGGGCGATGAAGAAGCCCGAGACCGAGCCGGTCAGTGTGCCGCCGAGCATAGCCACTAAAGCCGCCAGCCAGAAGGGGAAACCCATGTTGGCGATCATGCCGGCCATCAGCGTCGAGGCGAGCGCCACGATGGCGCCGACGGAGAGGTCGATGCCGCCCGTCAGGATGACGAAGGTCATGCCAACGGCGATGATGCCGGTGGTAGAAACCTGACGCGTGATGTTCATCAGGTTGTCGACCGTGAAGAAGTTCTCGTTCATCGTCGCGGTCAGGATCATCAGGACGATCAGCGCGACGAAGGACACGAACTCAGGCCTGGCGACGGTGGCCTTGGCAAGGCCGACCAGTCCGCCGGGTTGTTCGCGCGACGTCGCGCCGGTGGCTGCAGCTTCACCCATTTTCACCTCCCGAGGCGTAAAGCATTATTTTTTCAGAGTTGATGTCGGCACCGGTCAACGTGGCGCGGATCGAGCCGTAGCGCATGACCAACACGCGGTCGCAAAGACCGATCACTTCCGGCAGGTCGGACGAAATCACCACGACACCAAGGCCTTGCGCCGCGAGCTCCTGCAGCATGACGTAGATCTCCGCCTTTGCGCCCACGTCGATGCCGCGGGTCGGCTCGTCGAAGATCAAGAGCTTGCAGTTGCTGGCCAGCCAGCGGGCGATGATCACCTTCTGCTGGTTGCCGCCGGACAGCTCCGACACGGTTTTGAGATCGGAGGTGGTGCGGATGCGCATGCGCTGAATGAAGCGGTCGCTGAGCGCCTTCTCCTCGCGCGGCAACACCATGCCGAGCTTGTTGGTCAACCGAGCAACTGTGCTGATCACGATATTGGAGCGGATAGAGAACGGCAGGAACAAGCCGGTCCGCTTTCGGTCTTCTGGTAGGTAGCCGATGCCATGGGTCAGCGCTTCGTGCGGCGAACGCAGCTCGACCGGCTTGCCCTGGAACAGCACTTCCTTTTCGATGGAGGGATCGCGACCGATCAGCGCCAGAAAGCTCTCTGTCCGCTTGGCACCAACCAATCCTGCGATACCGAGGATTTCGCCGCGCCGCACCTCAAACGAGATCTCGTCCGAGCCGGGAAAGCGCAGCTTGCGCACTTCCATGATCGGTGGCTCAGTCTGCTCGGCGGCGCCGCGTTTCGGCGGGAACGCCTGCGTCACTTCGCGCCCGACCATTTTGGAAATTAGTTCGTCCTGGGTACAGTCGCTGACCGGGCCGGTGAACACATGGCAGCCATCGCGCAACACCGACACGGTGTCAGCGATCTCGAAGATCTCTTCGAGATGATGGGAGATGAAGAAGCAGCCGACGCCAAGCGCCTTGAGACGCTCGATCACCTCGAACAGCTTTTTGACCTCGCGCGGCGTCAAAGTCGCCGTGGGCTCGTCGAGCACCAGGAAATTGCAGCTGAAGATGGTCGCCTTGACGATTTCCACCGACTGCTGTTCGGCCACCGTCAGATCGGCAACGGGACAGTCGAGCGGGAAATACATGTCGAGCCGGTCGAGCGCCTCGCGTGCCATACGGCGCATGGTGCGGCTATCGAGCGTGCCGAGCTTGGTACGGATTTCGCGGCCGAGAAAGATGTTCTCATAGGCATTGAGATCGGGAACCAGA is part of the Pleomorphomonas sp. PLEO genome and encodes:
- a CDS encoding ABC transporter permease; amino-acid sequence: MGEAAATGATSREQPGGLVGLAKATVARPEFVSFVALIVLMILTATMNENFFTVDNLMNITRQVSTTGIIAVGMTFVILTGGIDLSVGAIVALASTLMAGMIANMGFPFWLAALVAMLGGTLTGSVSGFFIARFALPPIIVTLAMMEIPRGLGLIYTNGYPLPIDREFGFIGREYILGLPIPTLIMLIVFAAAYFVLNRLPIGRYIYAVGGNEDAAILSGIRTARIKLMVYAISGFTAAIAGMIQTSRLLSGQPNSAIGVELDAIAAVVLGGTAITGGRGHIVGTLIGALLLGVLNNSLNMIGLSPYSQRVVKGVILLIAVLIGYLRKRNTR
- a CDS encoding sugar ABC transporter ATP-binding protein is translated as MLEMKHITKRFPGIVALNDVSLSLKRGEVHALVGENGAGKSTLMKILSGVYQADEGELLIDGKAVHPTRTRESEKLGINIIFQEFSLVPDLNAYENIFLGREIRTKLGTLDSRTMRRMAREALDRLDMYFPLDCPVADLTVAEQQSVEIVKATIFSCNFLVLDEPTATLTPREVKKLFEVIERLKALGVGCFFISHHLEEIFEIADTVSVLRDGCHVFTGPVSDCTQDELISKMVGREVTQAFPPKRGAAEQTEPPIMEVRKLRFPGSDEISFEVRRGEILGIAGLVGAKRTESFLALIGRDPSIEKEVLFQGKPVELRSPHEALTHGIGYLPEDRKRTGLFLPFSIRSNIVISTVARLTNKLGMVLPREEKALSDRFIQRMRIRTTSDLKTVSELSGGNQQKVIIARWLASNCKLLIFDEPTRGIDVGAKAEIYVMLQELAAQGLGVVVISSDLPEVIGLCDRVLVMRYGSIRATLTGADINSEKIMLYASGGENG